Proteins from one Aquificaceae bacterium genomic window:
- a CDS encoding NADH-quinone oxidoreductase subunit D, with the protein MPWAKGQDFIDLRSRFEGLEIEEKPTITSLHIQKERLIDLLKVLKEEKGYKLFIDHSVVDFPDKKPRFQAFYILYNVDEKKRVVVKTWTDGELPSIEKLWFAGKWAERECYDMFGIRYEGHENLVRAFMWETYQHYPLRKDFPLEGYATEYLPSLNEVLWGDNLQGLMNYDRMHTPVPTLEDLEITEKRRLKKKAQIVLNWGPLHPGTHGTMWFLFDLEGERVYQCDVILGQLHRGVEKLAENEMYNQFLVYTDRMDYLSALCSNQAWVVAVERLLGIEDLVPEKAKYIRTMMSELQRINSHLLWLGTYALDLGALTIFLYAFKEREKLMDIIEGITGARLTISYTRIGGVRMDLPEGALEVIKAFIKRFPKELKEWETILSRNRIWLRRNVGVGVISKEDVYFYGLTGPVARGSGVPYDIRKFEPYDAYPWVEFDIPVGENGDVYDRYLVRLEEMRQSLRIIEQCVAVLEKLKNAPFFAESPDPKKLKLSLDGIGLKVPEGEIYSSGENPRGELGFYIYSTGGTKPYRVKIRPGSMYNLCVYPKLMKDRVIADAVTILASIDPVVGEIDR; encoded by the coding sequence ATGCCTTGGGCAAAGGGACAGGACTTTATTGACCTAAGGAGCAGGTTTGAGGGGCTTGAAATTGAAGAAAAGCCTACCATTACCTCTCTTCATATCCAAAAGGAAAGGCTCATTGACCTTCTTAAGGTCTTAAAGGAAGAAAAGGGTTATAAGCTCTTTATTGACCACTCAGTGGTGGACTTTCCTGACAAAAAGCCTCGCTTTCAAGCCTTCTATATCCTCTACAACGTGGATGAAAAAAAGAGGGTAGTGGTAAAAACGTGGACGGATGGAGAGCTTCCTTCTATAGAAAAGCTCTGGTTTGCGGGCAAATGGGCAGAAAGAGAATGCTACGATATGTTTGGCATAAGGTATGAGGGGCACGAAAACTTAGTGCGTGCCTTTATGTGGGAAACCTACCAGCACTATCCTCTTAGAAAGGACTTTCCTCTTGAGGGCTATGCCACAGAATACTTACCTTCCTTGAACGAGGTCCTATGGGGTGATAACCTTCAAGGTCTTATGAATTACGATAGGATGCACACGCCTGTGCCAACCTTGGAAGACCTTGAGATAACCGAAAAAAGAAGGCTTAAGAAGAAGGCTCAGATAGTGCTAAACTGGGGACCACTACATCCGGGAACACACGGGACTATGTGGTTTCTCTTTGACCTTGAGGGGGAAAGGGTCTATCAGTGCGATGTGATACTGGGTCAGCTCCACAGGGGTGTGGAAAAGTTAGCAGAAAACGAGATGTATAACCAGTTTCTGGTCTACACAGACCGTATGGACTACCTTTCCGCCCTATGCTCCAATCAGGCTTGGGTTGTGGCAGTGGAGAGACTTCTTGGCATAGAAGACCTTGTTCCAGAAAAGGCAAAGTATATCCGCACTATGATGTCAGAGCTTCAGAGGATAAACTCTCACCTTTTGTGGCTTGGCACATACGCCCTTGACCTTGGAGCTCTAACCATATTCCTGTATGCCTTTAAGGAGAGAGAAAAACTTATGGACATTATAGAGGGTATAACTGGTGCAAGGCTCACCATCTCCTACACGAGGATAGGTGGTGTGCGTATGGACTTGCCAGAGGGTGCTCTGGAGGTAATAAAAGCCTTTATAAAGAGGTTTCCAAAGGAGCTAAAGGAGTGGGAGACCATACTCAGTAGGAACAGGATATGGCTAAGAAGAAACGTGGGAGTGGGAGTTATAAGCAAGGAGGATGTTTACTTCTATGGGCTAACAGGTCCAGTAGCCAGAGGCTCTGGCGTGCCTTACGATATAAGAAAGTTTGAACCCTACGATGCCTATCCATGGGTGGAGTTTGACATTCCAGTGGGAGAAAATGGCGATGTATATGACCGCTATTTGGTAAGGCTTGAGGAGATGAGGCAGAGCCTGAGGATAATAGAGCAGTGTGTGGCGGTGCTTGAAAAACTCAAAAATGCACCCTTCTTTGCGGAATCTCCAGACCCCAAAAAGCTCAAGCTGTCTCTTGACGGCATAGGTCTAAAGGTTCCAGAAGGTGAGATATACTCCTCTGGAGAAAACCCAAGGGGAGAGCTGGGTTTTTACATATACTCCACTGGTGGCACAAAGCCTTACAGGGTAAAGATAAGACCAGGCTCTAT
- a CDS encoding NADH-quinone oxidoreductase subunit A, whose translation MEYLALLIFLGIMLGLALVFVFVNKLLGPKSSDALQDYPYECGVPLYDKSAQSTFHQGYYLLGLLLLLFDIEAAFLFPWTVVYRYLGVFGFVEMFLFILILTYGLLYAWRKGALDWQFEEESL comes from the coding sequence ATGGAGTACTTGGCACTGCTCATATTCTTAGGCATTATGTTAGGCTTAGCCTTGGTCTTTGTCTTTGTAAACAAGCTACTGGGTCCAAAAAGCTCAGATGCCCTGCAAGATTATCCTTATGAGTGTGGAGTGCCTCTTTACGATAAATCCGCTCAGTCTACCTTCCATCAAGGTTATTACCTGCTTGGTCTACTGCTTTTGCTCTTTGACATAGAGGCTGCCTTTCTTTTTCCTTGGACGGTAGTTTACAGGTATCTGGGGGTTTTTGGCTTTGTGGAGATGTTCCTCTTTATACTTATATTAACTTATGGGCTTCTTTATGCTTGGAGAAAGGGAGCCCTTGATTGGCAGTTTGAAGAAGAAAGCCTCTAA